From the Robertmurraya sp. FSL R5-0851 genome, the window CGTATACGGTTTATTTCGTCTAGGGTTTTTTTTATTGGATTTCCATAATTTATTCGGCCATTGCTAAAAAAATTATATTAGATTAGTAAATTTATTTTATTAGTCTACCGATATTATTGATACTATGGAAATTAAACGACACAATAAGACACAAAAAAACCCACCCGCTCATTTTCAACCATCTAAAACAGTTTGGCCGCTGACAGATGATTGAAAACTCAAAAGAGGTAGGATTTCTTACTAAATATTATGTATATATTTTACCATGAGTACGATATTTTACAAGTAGGAAACCTTCGACAACACTTGCAATTTAAGCAGCTGGTTGGGAGAATCGGAGGAGACATATATGGAAGATGAAAATCTCAATTTAAAGGGGAAAAAAGACAAACTTGAATACTTTAGATTGATTGATAACGGTAATCTATCCCCCAGACTAAAGCTTGTAAAAGAGGAAAAAGAGGAAAACTTAGTAACCCTTACTTATTGGGTTCCTGAGCAAGATAAGGTTATTTATAATGAAGATGAAGTTCGAAAGTTCTCACTAGATTCATATGGTGAAAACATCCCTTACATAGATGGGGAATTAACCATCTTTAATAATTATTTATTTGATTTTTGGTCCTATTACCTAAATGCAGAAGGACTAGCGCTTTACGGTCATTTAAAGCGGTTTGCATATGGTTCAAAAGATTTCTGTTACCCTAATTTCGAACTAATTAGCTTAAAAATGGATAAGTCTCGACCTACCATTCATAACTACTTAGATATATTAGAAAGATACGGTTTTTCATATAAATTCGGAGTGTATAATCGCTCAAGAGAGGGTGTAGAGGAAGGACCGATCTTTAAAATCAGAAAAAAAGTTCCTTTGCTAACAGAAGCACTTATATATGGTAATCCTGATATTGAGATACCAGAAGATGCCCCAGCACATATTAAAAAGGCTCTTAAAAAGGAGAAAAAGGGTTTACCCGAACGTCTCCGAAAAGAACATGAAAAATACGTTGATTCCATGATTAAGAATAACGAAAAGGTTTCTATTGAAAACAAAATTGATTTTGAAGAAATATATAAGCAATGGCAGAAATACGGGGAACTTATTAAAGCCTCTAGAAAGGAAACTGCTGCCGCATTAGATCAAAGTACTACGCTTCAAGTATCCATGGATAAATCCGAAACGATGATATTAAAACATATTAATCATTATGTGTTACAGAAGATCTCTAAGCCTTCTTTTGAGACCTTTTTCAAAGATGTTCAACTTCAAGTAAACAATGGTCAACAATCAATTTATATAATTGCACCAAATGAATTTGCTAGAGATTGGTTACAGCAAAAGTATGACTATTTAATTAAAGAAGCATTGTCGGACTATGACATAGACATTGAAACTATTGAATATAAATCATTAAGTACCTCTGTATAAAAACGGAGGTATTTTTTTGTTTTTATGGAAGGAGGTTTAAAGGTCTTTAAAGGAGTTTAAAAGATATTAAAGGTAGTTTATTAGATTTTTATATTAGGTTAAGATTTTCATAAGGTATAGGTTAAAAAAATTTCTAGGTATACCTTAATAGATTTTTAAGGTATAAAATAAAGCTCTTTATAAAAGAGTGCCAGGTTAAAAAATTTTAAAGGTAGTTAATAGGTTAAAAGATTTTAAACCTCTGGTTATGAAATTTTTAATCAGAATAAATACAAAGGGGAATAATATCTTAAAAAAAATATATAATAAGCACTACCATCCGCATTTTTCTCTATTAATCTATAGCTTGTCGAATGAGGTCATAACGAGTATAATAAGCCTATATTTCTTTTTAATTTTTTTTGTTTGCAATCCAACATAGGATTAGCGGGAATCTACTAAACATAGCAGCCTTTGAGGTTGATGGACTAATAGCTTAAACATTTTGTTTTTTGCTATTTATTTCAGAGACTTCAAGGGCTTTTTTGCGTTTATTTAGCCAATTTGATGGTGGTGTTTTCAAAGAGAATGGGATTTTTCCTATTCTCTTTTTTATATATAAAATTTCTAAAAGGGGCGCTGTTACATGAAAAAGAGTACTAGGTGGAAGAAGTATGATGGACCAAGTTTGGAAGAAAGAGTTGAAGAACTTGTGTCGATCCTAGATGAAGGAGTGAAGAACTTTACGTATTCACCCGAAGATTACAAAGCAATTCTTGAAATGAAGGCACTCATGCCTAATTATTCTTTCAGGAACCTTATGGTGGCAAAGGCTCAATACCCCAATGCTAGTTTTATAGCATCTTTTAAGCATTGGAGTGATTTAGGACGAAAAGTTAAAAAGGGTTCAAAAGCCATTAGAATCTTCAAACCCAACTTCAAGAAGGTTGATAAAAAAGATGAAAATGGTTCGTCCACAGAGGATTATCAGCTAGTCGGTTTCGGTACCGTTCCTGTTTTTGCCTATGAGCAGACAGAGGGTGACGCACTTCCAATTGACATGGTACGCATTAAGCTTGAGGGTGATTGTCCAGAGGCACGAGAAATTATCAAGTGCGCTGAAGAAATTGCTTTAATAGATGATTGTCCTGTAACTTATGGTGATGCGGATGGTGCTAATGGTTATTATCGACCATATACCCACGAAATCGTTGTTAGCGACACGCTTAGTATTAATCACCGTTGTAAAACACTTGTACATGAACTAGTACACTCAAGAGTCCATAGGTATGACACAAAATCCTCTTCTAGTGAAAAAGAAGTAGTTGCTGAAGGTTCTGCATTTGTTGTTTGTTCGTTCTTTGGTCTCGATACATCTGACTATTCTTTCCGTTACGTTAAGTCATGGAAAAAGAACGATGATGACTCCCTTGTTAAATACGGATCCCAGATATCAGATATCTCAGGAAAAATAATTAACGAGTTTAGAGCCTTGATGGAAGGACAGGAAGGACAACTTCAACAGTCAGCTTAGAACTACACAGAAAGGAAGTGCTTCAAAGGTGAGTGAACTACTATCTAGTCACCTTGAAGAATATGCTGGACATAAATTTTACGTTGAGCATGTTTCAACAATACCTCTAGGCAATTGGTTTAGAGTTCATATGAGCAACGGTGTTGCCCATAACTTAACTGTTGGCTATGCAGAATCCATTGAAAAAGCAAAACAAGAAGTTATTGAAGCGTTTAAAGAGCACTTGGACAAAGTGATATAAATCAGATTCATAGAGAAGTGTAAGACTCATTTATCATGCATGTTTATATAAAAGCTTGGAGATAAAACAATGTAAATAAAATTCAATAGGGAGGTGTATCCCTTACCTCATAGTAGATAAGGGAACGCCATTCGGCTCCTTTATCTATTTTTGAGAGGGGAGCCAGAATGATTAATTGGAATCAAATTGAGGAAACAAATGAAAACCCAAAAATGTTAGAACTTTACTTAGACCAAGCTTGGCAGAATGCTTTTTGTTATGCGCTTGCGGTAGAAGAACCCGAGAAAGAATGGCAATCAGCTAAACTTCTGATGACCATTATTGCTGGGAGTGATTCAACATTACAAGCGATGAAAGCGTCTGTTGATATTGGAAGTTCAGGCATTTCCTTTGGGCATGGAGAAAAGCAACTAACGGATTATAAATTTGTCTCTCAGTTACGTTTGTATACCGATAAAGGCAAATATGAGAGCTTCAAAATGACGATTAACAGTAATCGGAAAGCCGTTGCTATCGTGCATGATGATCTGTTAGGGAATGGAGATTACATCCTTTCTTTTGAAAACGATGCTGCAGAAGACTTACGTCAGCTGTTAGGTGGCGGTAAATACGGACTTAATATCTTACCTGAATGGAAAAATATCATTTTGGATGAGTTTGTTAGACGTGGATGTATTGAAGAGTTGAAGTTTTATTATGACCCTTCCTTATTTCCAAATGGATTTTCCATCTACAAACTTAAGTTCAGCGAAGAGAATGGAGAACAAGAAGCAGACGACATTATCTCTGACATGATAAAAAAGGGAATGCTTAAGTTTCCTAAGGCAGGTACTGGCGCTTCAGTGGAATCCATTGAAGATTTAGGCACGTATATGACGAAATTTATGGACGATATGGTCAAAAAGGTTTCAGATAGGGTAACACCGATTCATAACCCAATTGTAGATCCTGTTCATCCACAGATTTCAACATACAAACGTGAACTATTCCCAGTACAAGCTCATGTGAGTACTGCGATTGCAAAAGTGTTAAAGAAGCAGAAAGTGGCGTTAATCCAAGGGGAGATGAGTACTGGCAAATCAACAATGATGACAGCCATTCCAGATGTGATAGCTGCAATGTCCAACAAGAAGGGATATTTCGCTTGTCTTATGTGTCCTCCTAGTTTAACCAAAAAGTGGCCAGAGGAAATCATGGAAATTATTCCGTATGCAGATGTTCATGTGATAGAAAGAACAGATCAATTGATTGCTTTCCATCGAAACTGGACATACGCAGGTAGACCAAAACCACAAAAACCGACCTTCTTTGTTATTTCGTTTACAACGATGCGAGGTGATTGTGCAACGGTTCCAGCGGTGCATTACGAATATAAGAAAACCCATGTTCAAGAGGAAGAAAAAGAACTTCCGTATCGCGATGGTTACTATTGTCCTTGTTGTGGCAAAGCCCACCAAGTAGTCGAATCAAAAGAAACCACGATCGACGAAGACGGGAATGAAGTAGAAAACCAAGTGAAACGCACGATGCAAGAGCATGAATTCGGAGAGTCAAGAAGACTACAAAACTCTAAAAATCCGGCAAACGCATTTTGTTCTGAATGTGGAGAAAGCTTGTGGACGAAAAAAGTTCCTACTCGTTATGAATCAATTAACGGTTGGCTAAAGCATGAAAAGAATGTGAGCCATGCCTTGAAAGATAAAAACCATAAACTAGTAGAGCAGATTCAGTTGTCACAACCGGAAGTTCCGAAGCAACAAGGGAACCCAAGAAGAATTGCGACAGTCGAATATATTCGCCGTAAGATGAGATGGTTCTTTGATATTACAGTGGTTGATGAGATCCATCAACGTGCGACACGTTACTCTATAAGTGAGAAATTCATGAAAAGAGTGGCTTAACCAAAGTTAAGTACAACTAATAAATTGAAATTGGGAATGAAGCCGTCATGCTGCGCTGAAACCAATTACCTAATACTCCTACATGCTTTTAAATCTGGTAGTGATTAAGAGTATGAAGCTAGGTAAAGTCGGCCGAATTTAACCTAAGTCCATATGGATATGGATAGAGATAGGTCGGGGTGCTACAAAATGGCTATGGTGAGAATGCTTCAACAGAAGCTGACGAATCTGCGAATGAAAGGGCCTAGAGGATTAGCTTAGAGGAAACTCTTTGCACCGCAACAGCGGGGTGAATTACCGATTAGTAAAATTGTTGGTTATGAAAATCGGGATGACTGGCTAAGAAGTCATAAATTCACAGGTTCAAAGCAGACACCTAAGGTCATATGTATAGCTAGATTTATTGGAACGTGGAAAGCAACAGACTCCTATTAAACGTCTACCACCGGGGAGGTTGCTATAAGGCTCTGCCGAAATGCATTTACTGTTGTGAGAGTAAGGGCACAGTACCTTTGAAATTATGGAAACATAATGGAGGGATAGCCCTAAGTCTTGTGAAACACCAACTATTTGATTAAAAGTTGTAGCTCATATTTCGGGTAAGAAGGTGAGTAGTAATATCAGGAGTTGATATTCACACCGATGAGCACAAGGGTTACTAGAAATAAAGTTTATTACAATTTCAGTGAAATTCAAAAAGAACTTTATGAACAAAGTAAAAGAGGTAAAACAAACTTTAAGGATCTAATGGATCTGATTTTATCAGATGAAAATATACTGCTTGCCTACAGAACCATTAAAAGTAATACAGGTTCAAAAACAAAAGGTACAGATGGATACAACATCATGCACATCGGAAAGTCAGACCAACAAACTTTCATTAAAACAATGAGAGAGATTGTTACTGATTATAAGCCTAAAGCTGTCCGACGGGTCTGGATACCCAAAGCAAATGGGAAACAAAGACCTCTTGGGATTCCGACAATAAGGGATAGAATTGTTCAGCAGATGTTTCTTCAAGTTCTAGAACCTATCTGTGAAGCAAAATTCTATAACCATTCATACGGATTTAGACCCTTAAGAACTACCAGACATGCTGTAGCCAGGGTACAGACTCTTATAAATATCAATAAACTTCATTACGCAGTAGACATTGATATAAAAGGTTTCTTTGACCACGTGAACCATAATCTGCTTATCAAACAGTTATGGAATATTGGCATCAAAGACAAAAGAGTTCTTGCTGTTATCGGTAAAATGCTAAAAGCTCCCATTCAGGGCGAAGGTATACCAAAAGAAGGCGTGCCACAAGGTGGATTATGCTAAGCTTTGCATAATCCACCTTATGCAAAGTAAAATATTATGCAAAGTAAACTTTCTAAACCCATAAATAATAAGGGGTTATATCCCATTTACTTTGCATAATTTCTGGCCTACTTTAATTCGGAAAGCCAAGTAAGCAATGCCTGATCCTTATTCCAGTCGGGAAGAGTGCTATCAATCAAATCAGGGTAAACATTTTCAATTGCCTTTCTTTTCGTCTCAGTATCTATTCTGGCGTAAATTTCTGTCGTCTTTATATCTACATGTCCAAGAAAATCACGTATGTATATGAGATTTACTCCTGCTTGTAGTAAATGCATTGCCTTCGAGTGACGAAACATATGGGGTTTCACTTTCGAAGGAACTAGGGTTGATGTTCTCCTAGCTAATTCAACATATTTTGTTATTATATAGGCAATCCCTTCCTTAGTAAGCTTGTTTTGCTGATTATTTGTAAAGAGAGGATATTCATTTTTCCATGGTTTATCCAGATTATTTTCGATAATATAGCGTTCCAATAATGATACGGAATTTTTCAAAAGAGGAACTCGCCTTGTCTTATTTCCTTTTCCTGTTAATACAATCACTGCCGGATTTTCTAAGATTACATCCCTTACTTTTATATCAATTAGTTCCTGCACCCTTGCGCCAGTATCATACAGAACACTCATCAATGTAAGGTCACGTCGACCCTTAATGCAGCCCCTTTCGGGCTGTTCTAGAAGTAGTTTCATAGCCTCTGGTGACAGATGCTCCACCACAGTTTTCTCTGCCTTTTTGGAGGGGATTGCGATTACTTTTTGAAAATGGAAAAGACCGGAAGGTTCTTCGGCCTGAACATAACGAAAAAAGGAATGAATCGCTGAAAGCCTCTGATTTCTAGTAGAGATGCTACATTTTCTAACCTTTTCTAGCCAGCCCAGAAAGCCAATAAGCGTTTCACTTGAAAGAATATCTAAAGTAATCCTTTCTGCTCGAATGTTTTTCTTTTCTTGGCAATACTTTATCAAAAGTTTAAATGTATCACGATATGATTGAATGGTATTCCTACTGACATTTTTCTGTGACGGAAGGTACACCGAAAGAAATTCCGTAAGGTGCTTCGCAAAATCAGTTGGTTTCATCGTTATCACCATCTAATTGAGGAATCATTCCCGGATACCGCGTTTCAAGCCTTAATGTAATAGATGGAAACACATCCGCAGTCAAGCGCAGATAATAAGCAGTTTCTTTAAAGGAATCGTGACCCAAATACGTTTTAAGTACTGGAAGATATACCGTTAAATCCTTTTCTTCATCAACCCATTTTTTCAGACAATGAACTGAATAAGAGTGGCGAAAGTCGTGGATACGAGGACCATTTCCTCTTCCACCATGTGAAATTCCAGCACTCCATAAAAACCTACGGAAATTTTTATAGACATTTCCGGTCGTCATCGGTCTGTTATCAAGCGCAGGAAAGTAATAATCTTCGGCACTTGGATAAGGATGTACCATTTTCGAATAAATCCGACAACGTTCCGTAAGGGACACCGACATTGGTACCAACCTGCTGTTATCTTTTTTAGATTGATTTATAGTCAGAATACCATTTTCAAGGTCAACGTCAGCTACTTTGAGAAGCCTTGCCTCGGATACCCTTAAACCGCACATATAAATCATACGAAAGAACACGGGCATAATCAGATGTCTGTGTGGACATTCGGAACAGTACTTGCATTTTTCCGTTTCAGCAAAAAACCTTTCTAGTTCATCAAAAGAATAAATATACGGTACATATTGTTCCTCCGTAGGAAAGTATCCCTTGGGGATGATATATGCTTTAACTCCAATGGAATCCAGATATTTCCCAAACTGGCGGATGACTGATGCGCGTGAACATAAATTTGCTTGTGCCTCGTAAGTTTTTTTACTACACCAGTCTAATACGATTTCTTTAGTAAGTTCAGTGGCTTGGGGATACTTTTCCATTGTAAAACTGTCAAATCGATTTAAATCACGTGAATCCCTATCATATTTATATCCAATAGCCTTTTTCAGTCCCACATGAGCTTGGATATGACTTTTAAAAGGGCCTTTATATATGATTTCACTCATCACTCAATCCCTCCTTAAAATCAAGGGAACATTCTTTCAACCTTTTGATGTCAACCTTTA encodes:
- a CDS encoding DnaA N-terminal domain-containing protein, translated to MEDENLNLKGKKDKLEYFRLIDNGNLSPRLKLVKEEKEENLVTLTYWVPEQDKVIYNEDEVRKFSLDSYGENIPYIDGELTIFNNYLFDFWSYYLNAEGLALYGHLKRFAYGSKDFCYPNFELISLKMDKSRPTIHNYLDILERYGFSYKFGVYNRSREGVEEGPIFKIRKKVPLLTEALIYGNPDIEIPEDAPAHIKKALKKEKKGLPERLRKEHEKYVDSMIKNNEKVSIENKIDFEEIYKQWQKYGELIKASRKETAAALDQSTTLQVSMDKSETMILKHINHYVLQKISKPSFETFFKDVQLQVNNGQQSIYIIAPNEFARDWLQQKYDYLIKEALSDYDIDIETIEYKSLSTSV
- a CDS encoding ArdC family protein; this encodes MKKSTRWKKYDGPSLEERVEELVSILDEGVKNFTYSPEDYKAILEMKALMPNYSFRNLMVAKAQYPNASFIASFKHWSDLGRKVKKGSKAIRIFKPNFKKVDKKDENGSSTEDYQLVGFGTVPVFAYEQTEGDALPIDMVRIKLEGDCPEAREIIKCAEEIALIDDCPVTYGDADGANGYYRPYTHEIVVSDTLSINHRCKTLVHELVHSRVHRYDTKSSSSEKEVVAEGSAFVVCSFFGLDTSDYSFRYVKSWKKNDDDSLVKYGSQISDISGKIINEFRALMEGQEGQLQQSA
- a CDS encoding site-specific integrase, coding for MKPTDFAKHLTEFLSVYLPSQKNVSRNTIQSYRDTFKLLIKYCQEKKNIRAERITLDILSSETLIGFLGWLEKVRKCSISTRNQRLSAIHSFFRYVQAEEPSGLFHFQKVIAIPSKKAEKTVVEHLSPEAMKLLLEQPERGCIKGRRDLTLMSVLYDTGARVQELIDIKVRDVILENPAVIVLTGKGNKTRRVPLLKNSVSLLERYIIENNLDKPWKNEYPLFTNNQQNKLTKEGIAYIITKYVELARRTSTLVPSKVKPHMFRHSKAMHLLQAGVNLIYIRDFLGHVDIKTTEIYARIDTETKRKAIENVYPDLIDSTLPDWNKDQALLTWLSELK
- a CDS encoding tyrosine-type recombinase/integrase yields the protein MSEIIYKGPFKSHIQAHVGLKKAIGYKYDRDSRDLNRFDSFTMEKYPQATELTKEIVLDWCSKKTYEAQANLCSRASVIRQFGKYLDSIGVKAYIIPKGYFPTEEQYVPYIYSFDELERFFAETEKCKYCSECPHRHLIMPVFFRMIYMCGLRVSEARLLKVADVDLENGILTINQSKKDNSRLVPMSVSLTERCRIYSKMVHPYPSAEDYYFPALDNRPMTTGNVYKNFRRFLWSAGISHGGRGNGPRIHDFRHSYSVHCLKKWVDEEKDLTVYLPVLKTYLGHDSFKETAYYLRLTADVFPSITLRLETRYPGMIPQLDGDNDETN